A window of Parvularculales bacterium contains these coding sequences:
- a CDS encoding BolA family transcriptional regulator, which translates to MPMSASEIEQRIRAALPDAHVEITDLRGDGDHYAARVVSTAFEGKTRVQQHQLIYKALQGAMGDALHALALQTAIPDDDPKEK; encoded by the coding sequence CGAAATTGAACAGCGTATTCGGGCTGCCCTGCCTGATGCTCACGTTGAGATTACCGACCTCAGAGGTGATGGAGATCATTATGCAGCCCGTGTTGTATCAACCGCCTTTGAGGGTAAAACCCGTGTGCAACAACATCAACTCATCTACAAAGCCCTTCAGGGCGCTATGGGCGATGCTCTTCATGCTCTTGCCTTACAAACGGCCATCCCTGATGATGATCCAAAAGAAAAATAA